The Eremothecium gossypii ATCC 10895 chromosome IV, complete sequence genome contains a region encoding:
- the AGE2 gene encoding GTPase-activating protein AGE2 (Syntenic homolog of Saccharomyces cerevisiae YIL044C (AGE2)), whose translation MTSVEVRRVLEQLLRDPCNQQCADCKNSAHPRWASWSLGVFVCIRCAGFHRSLGTHVSKVKSVDLDTWKEEHLQQVVRFGNNQQANKVFEGRLGGGSYVPDQSKMGQFIKTKYEVRKWYLEEGACEPALPEAAPAAASPLPVSVPMSPAGVGREASASPALAVSPAPASPPVYSANARPDLKKSILSLYAKPRQQSPGVASSASSLNSAAASAGVSYSAASLEDNELFKNVWT comes from the coding sequence ATGACAAGCGTCGAGGTTCGCCGGGTGCTGGaacagctgctgcgtgaTCCGTGCAACCAGCAGTGCGCCGACTGCAAGAACTCGGCCCACCCGCGGTGGGCATCATGGTCGCTGGGCGTGTTCGTCTGCATTCGGTGCGCGGGCTTCCACCGGTCGCTCGGCACGCACGTCAGTAAGGTCAAGTCTGTGGACCTGGACACCTGGAAGGAAGAGCATTTGCAGCAGGTGGTGCGGTTCGGTAACAACCAGCAGGCCAACAAAGTGTTCGAGGGCCGGCTGGGCGGCGGTTCCTACGTGCCCGACCAGAGCAAGATGGGCCAGTTCATCAAAACCAAGTACGAAGTGCGCAAGTGGTATCTGGAGGAGGGCGCCTGCGAGCCGGCGTTGCCGGAGgcagcgcccgcggccgcgtCGCCGCTTCCCGTGTCGGTGCCCATGTCGCCGGCCGGCGTGGGTCGCGAGGCGTCTGCTTCGCCTGCGCTGGCGGTCTCTCCTGCGccggcgtcgccgcccgTATACTCCGCGAACGCGCGCCCTGACCTCAAGAAGTCCATCTTGTCTCTCTACGCCAAGCCGCGGCAGCAGTCCCCTGGCGTGGCCTCCAGTGCCTCCTCATTGAACAGCGCAGCGGCGTCCGCGGGTGTCAGCTATAGCGCTGCCTCGCTCGAGGACAACGAGCTCTTTAAAAATGTTTGGACTTAA
- a CDS encoding cytochrome b5-like heme/steroid binding domain-containing protein (NOHBY406; No homolog in Saccharomyces cerevisiae; Syntenic homolog of Kluyveromyces lactis KLLA0F27577g) codes for MQRYSRDLQTSLPAWVTCWVRVSWIVTWSRLGIIAEETNQLALLLSLPLGKARQECSSGHTSKRTDAIGIVNGSLLNSKAGGYNRGMGLLRKISIEEVSQHTSRDDCWFIIHGRVYDITGLLENHPGGTKILLKYAGRDATLPFDDVGHSMESLIYDMAPGSYLGEVDGGENVNSCSSVVSWRSLRWLRSWGKGASDDATVRSLGSQSEKLESDLQNWLQKTLLLLVICVCCVLLLVIRYHNRTRRAGRIHSTQAPLPPDTSGMPSWWDLVPT; via the coding sequence ATGCAGCGCTACTCACGTGATCTACAAACGTCTTTACCTGCTTGGGTCACGTGCTGGGTACGTGTTTCATGGATCGTCACCTGGTCGAGATTAGGCATCATTGCAGAAGAAACCAACCAACTGGCTTTGCTGCTTTCGCTTCCCCTTGGTAAAGCAAGACAAGAGTGCAGCAGTGGCCACACATCGAAGCGGACAGACGCCATAGGGATAGTTAATGGCTCGTTACTGAATAGCAAGGCTGGGGGATACAATAGAGGAATGGGGCTATTGCGCAAAATCAGCATCGAGGAGGTAAGTCAACACACGTCCAGAGATGACTGCTGGTTTATCATCCACGGACGCGTGTACGACATCACAGGACTACTGGAAAACCACCCGGGAGGGACTAAGATACTATTAAAATACGCCGGACGCGACGCCACACTGCCTTTTGACGATGTGGGGCACTCGATGGAGTCGCTAATCTATGACATGGCGCCGGGCTCGTATCTCGGAGAGGTTGATGGCGGGGAGAACGTGAACAGCTGTAGCTCGGTGGTCAGCTGGCGCAGCCTGCGCTGGCTACGCAGTTGGGGCAAGGGCGCGTCAGACGACGCGACCGTCCGGTCCCTGGGCTCGCAGAGCGAAAAGCTGGAATCTGACCTTCAAAACTGGTTGCAAAAAACGCTGCTGCTACTCGTGATCTGCGTGTGTTGTGTCTTGTTGCTGGTGATACGATACCATAACCGCACACGCCGCGCTGGTCGCATCCATAGCACGCaggcgccgctgccgccggaTACCTCGGGCATGCCTAGCTGGTGGGACCTAGTGCCGACGTAA
- the CBR1 gene encoding cytochrome-b5 reductase (Syntenic homolog of Saccharomyces cerevisiae YIL043C (CBR1)), with product MDYKFEALVTALVLAVSFIFIYGKFSGAKQSQPAVKTTLNKDWQEFSLLTKTVLTHNTAIYRFGLPEADAVLGLPIGQHISISGVIDGKEMLRSYTPTSLDSDATGYFELLVKSYEKGNISKMLAELAIGDRIKVRGPKGFYHYEPNMYKEIGMIAGGTGISPMYQIIRAIFSNPRDKTRVCLVYGNQTKDDILLKPELDAMVAAKPDQFKILYMLDKVAEGEQWEGKLGYITEAIMREHLPAPSSSAQLLLCGPPPMVSSAKRIAVSLGFEKAKPISKKGDQVFAF from the coding sequence ATGGATTACAAGTTTGAAGCCCTAGTCACCGCACTGGTACTGGCTGTGAGTTTCATTTTTATCTACGGCAAGTTCAGCGGAGCGAAGCAGAGCCAACCAGCGGTCAAGACAACGCTGAATAAGGACTGGCAAGAGTTCTCACTGTTGACCAAAACTGTGTTAACCCACAATACAGCGATATACCGGTTTGGACTGCCTGAGGCCGATGCCGTGCTCGGGCTTCCTATCGGGCAGCACATCTCGATCAGCGGAGTCATCGACGGAAAGGAGATGTTGCGCTCGTACACGCCGACGTCGCTAGATTCAGATGCAACCGGGTACTTTGAGCTGCTGGTGAAGTCGTACGAGAAGGGTAACATCTCGAAGATGCTGGCGGAGCTCGCGATTGGGGACCGGATCAAGGTCCGCGGACCAAAGGGCTTCTACCACTACGAGCCCAACATGTACAAGGAGATCGGCATGATTGCGGGCGGCACCGGAATTTCTCCCATGTACCAGATTATTCGTGCGATTTTCTCGAACCCGCGGGACAAGACGCGAGTCTGCTTGGTGTACGGTAACCAGACAAAGGACGATATTTTGCTGAAGCCCGAGCTTGACGCGATGGTTGCTGCCAAGCCGGACCAGTTTAAGATCCTCTACATGTTGGATAAAGTCGCTGAAGGCGAACAGTGGGAGGGAAAACTGGGATACATCACCGAGGCGATCATGCGCGAGCACCTACCGGCGCCTAGCAGCAGTGCGCAACTGCTGCTGTGCGGCCCGCCACCAATGGTTTCTTCGGCCAAGCGCATTGCTGTTTCGCTGGGATTTGAGAAGGCGAAACCTATTTCTAAGAAGGGTGACCAAGTTTTTGCATTCTAA
- the MET30 gene encoding ubiquitin-binding SDF ubiquitin ligase complex subunit MET30 (Syntenic homolog of Saccharomyces cerevisiae YIL046W (MET30)) yields MSNSTAGHLQQDGGHMSNKREAAEVDAEMQPATKQLRAPQYNFVRYCYRHNPDIQAAPTQVRCVRQEQQRREEWQARVGELSSEGERQVVQEAVRLFDSSNDKLRKLMLEGMLLKSCFPQLSFISTQLQKLIKIDFISALPEEVALKILGYLDCQSLCSAAAVCRRWQELADDDTVWYHMCEQHIDRKCPKCGWGLPLLHMKRARYIKSDKASASKGEGEDAPQSRMRPWKVVYRERFKVESNWRKGIYRIQEFKGHMDGVLSLQLTNKLLLTGSYDSTVAIWDLATGKLIRRLSGHTDGVKALRFDDQKLITGSLDKTIRVWNYVTGACVSTYRGHQDSVLSVDSFRKLIVSGSADKTVKVWHVESRTCYTLRGHTGWVNCVKLHPKSFTCFSGSDDMTIRMWDIRTNTCVRVFHGHVGQVQKVIPLTLGSDLIEDPKDAVVPPDATAPAHDPSVQAANFDHSLPYPTHLLSCSLDNTIKLWNVKTGACIRTQFGHVEGVWDIAADNFRIVSGSHDRSCKVWDLQTGKCMHTFVGIHAPVACVGIGDSEFVSGDELGCVKLYNFDTT; encoded by the coding sequence ATGAGTAACAGCACAGCGGGCCACCTTCAACAGGATGGCGGACACATGAGCAATAAGCGCGAGGCGGCAGAGGTGGATGCAGAGATGCAGCCGGCGACAAAGCAGCTACGGGCGCCGCAGTACAACTTTGTACGGTACTGCTACCGGCACAACCCGGATATCCAGGCGGCGCCGACGCAGGTGCGGTGCGTAAGGCAGGAACAGCAGCGGCGGGAGGAGTGGCAGGCGCGCGTGGGGGAGCTAAGCAGCGAGGGTGAGCGGCAAGTGGTGCAGGAGGCGGTGCGGCTGTTTGACTCGAGCAACGACAAGTTGCGCAAGCTGATGCTGGAGGGCATGCTCCTCAAGAGCTGCTTCCCGCAGCTGTCGTTCATCTCGACACAGCTACAGAAACTGATCAAGATAGACTTTATATCGGCGCTGCCGGAGGAGGTGGCGCTGAAGATACTGGGGTACCTGGATTGCCAGTCGCTGTGTTCAGCGGCTGCGGTATGCCGGCGCTGGCAGGAACTGGCGGACGACGATACCGTGTGGTACCACATGTGCGAGCAACACATAGACAGGAAGTGCCCGAAGTGCGGCTGGGgcttgccgctgctgcATATGAAGCGGGCGCGGTACATCAAGTCGGACAAGGCGTCCGCAAGCAAGGGCGAGGGCGAGGACGCGCCGCAGTCCAGGATGAGGCCATGGAAGGTGGTTTATAGAGAAAGGTTCAAGGTGGAAAGCAACTGGCGGAAAGGCATATATAGAATTCAGGAATTCAAGGGGCACATGGACGGCGTGCTCTCGCTGCAGCTCACGAACAAACTGCTTCTCACTGGGTCCTACGACTCCACGGTGGCCATATGGGACCTGGCCACGGGCAAGCTGATCAGACGCCTCTCAGGGCACACAGACGGGGTCAAGGCCCTACGTTTCGACGACCAGAAGCTGATCACAGGCTCGCTGGACAAGACGATCCGCGTGTGGAATTACGTCACCGGCGCCTGTGTCTCCACGTACCGGGGGCACCAAGACTCGGTCCTCAGTGTGGACTCGTTCCGCAAGCTCATTGTCTCGGGCTCGGCAGACAAGACCGTCAAGGTCTGGCATGTGGAGTCGCGCACTTGTTACACGCTGCGCGGCCACACCGGGTGGGTCAACTGCGTCAAGCTGCACCCCAAGAGTTTTACATGCTTCAGCGGCAGCGACGACATGACCATACGCATGTGGGACATCCGCACCAACACCTGCGTGCGCGTCTTTCACGGGCACGTCGGCCAGGTCCAGAAGGTCATTCCCCTCACCCTCGGCAGCGATCTCATCGAGGACCCGAAGGACGCCGTCGTCCCGCCGGACGCCACCGCCCCGGCGCACGACCCCAGCGTTCAGGCAGCCAACTTCGACCACTCGCTCCCCTACCCGACCCACCTGCTCAGCTGCTCGCTGGATAACACGATAAAGCTGTGGAACGTCAAGACCGGCGCCTGCATCCGCACGCAGTTCGGTCATGTCGAAGGCGTCTGGGACATCGCGGCCGACAACTTCCGCATTGTCAGCGGCTCACACGACCGCAGCTGCAAGGTTTGGGATCTGCAGACGGGCAAGTGCATGCACACTTTCGTGGGTATTCATGCCCCCGTCGCCTGCGTCGGCATCGGCGACAGCGAATTTGTGAGCGGCGACGAGCTCGGCTGCGTCAAACTCTACAACTTCGACACTACGTAG
- a CDS encoding CBM21 domain-containing protein (Syntenic homolog of Saccharomyces cerevisiae YIL045W (PIG2) and YER054C (GIP2)), which yields MNGGLGLQKSNIYIKPRSSQEGKYSSLALLRKPQRISSRTEREEQENILKRNTDYNRKRGGGTWAADENIDPLDGDESPRRAGSPVVLTDYFSQSHAGYDNVGHQRSKSLPGTPTSALKRPGGVRRSKSVHFDNRDVVSVKYFNSDESTLLVAHAQSFEDQLRLRQDARELAPNGLTLVAPAGGMAGGAKSPRKPLRKSKCFRQYQLRPQLRTLRNVNFPILANKDPAVLTLNIFLNIAYNRKVFLQDLSLDSMLVMTGRVLVKNIHYDKSVIVRYTWDNWAHTSDTASVWISSGNAVLPGKDMDLFEFAIDVPAPVSGTPRLEFCIRYQVRDNSDFQTHWDNNHGNNYVVEYD from the coding sequence ATGAATGGCGGACTGGGGCTGCAGAAGAGCAACATCTACATTAAGCCGAGATCTAGCCAAGAAGGCAAATATTCCTCCCTCGCATTACTGCGCAAGCCGCAGCGGATTAGCTCTCGGACAGAAAGggaggagcaggagaaTATCCTCAAGCGCAACACGGACTACAACCGCAAGCGCGGTGGCGGGACATGGGCGGCGGACGAAAACATCGACCCCCTGGATGGAGACGAGAGTCCGAGGCGGGCGGGCAGCCCGGTGGTGCTGACGGATTACTTTAGCCAGTCGCACGCTGGGTACGACAACGTCGGACACCAGCGCAGCAAATCGCTGCCGGGCACACCGACGAGCGCGCTGAAACGCCCCGGCGGCGTGCGGCGCAGCAAGTCGGTGCATTTTGACAATCGGGACGTGGTAAGTGTGAAGTACTTCAACTCCGACGAGAGCACGCTGCTGGTGGCGCACGCGCAGTCGTTCGAGGACcagctgcggctgcgccaGGACGCGCGCGAGCTAGCGCCCAACGGGCTTACCCTGGTAGCGCCCGCCGGCGGCATGGCTGGGGGTGCGAAGTCGCCGCGAAAGCCGCTGCGCAAGAGCAAGTGCTTTCGGCAGTATCAGCTGCGGCCGCAGCTCCGGACGCTCCGTAATGTCAACTTCCCGATCCTTGCAAACAAGGACCCTGCAGTGCTTACGCTAAACATCTTCCTCAATATTGCATACAACCGCAAGGTCTTCCTGCAGGACCTCTCGCTCGATAGCATGCTCGTGATGACGGGCCGCGTGCTCGTGAAGAACATTCACTACGACAAGTCTGTCATCGTCCGCTACACATGGGACAACTGGGCGCATACCAGCGACACGGCCAGCGTGTGGATCAGCAGCGGCAACGCAGTTCTCCCGGGCAAAGATATGGACCTTTTCGAGTTCGCAATCGACGTTCCCGCGCCAGTCTCCGGAACTCCGCGCCTCGAATTTTGTATCAGGTACCAGGTCCGAGACAACTCCGACTTCCAGACGCACTGGGACAACAACCACGGGAACAATTACGTTGTGGAGTACGACTGA
- the HOM3 gene encoding aspartate kinase (Syntenic homolog of Saccharomyces cerevisiae YER052C (HOM3)) has product MNKQNRRGLQLQLFPYSRSIAQRDTMRSIADQKTNWVVQKFGGTSIGKFPTNIVNDIVKVFSHDYGKNVAVVCSARSSYTKSEGTTSRLLMACDAAASYDETFQDIVRVIREDHVENASHHIKDAEIRVRLVEQTNDELDQVERYLQASQILGEVSNRTMDLVMSVGEKLSCLFLTALCEDCGVTAEYVDFSSIVPTDFRCAEGSLDNSFYALLVVAFKERLAQIVQANKEGKRIVPVITGFFGLLPMGLLNGVGRGYTDLCAALVAVALNADELQVWKEVDGIFTADPRKVPQARLLETVTPEEAAELTYYGSEVIHPFTMEQVIRAKIPIRIKNVQNPTGDGTVIYADNIAKKGESTPPHPPISVSSSFFEQRKRGATAITTKNDIVVLNIHSNKKTLSHGFLAQIFTILDNYKLIVDLISTSEVHVSMALPVPDSDSQRSLRNAVEELKKLGTVDLIKKMAIVSLVGKQMKHFIGIAGAMFTTLSEQNINIEMISQGANEINISCVIDEKNSVRALQSIHAKLLEPLAPTSSGAVLNGRLEQLKSLDLS; this is encoded by the coding sequence ATGAACAAGCAAAACCGCCGCGGACTACAGTTGCAGTTGTTTCCATACAGCAGGAGTATCGCTCAGCGAGATACAATGAGATCTATTGCGGACCAGAAGACGAATTGGGTGGTGCAGAAGTTCGGTGGAACCAGCATCGGCAAGTTTCCCACGAATATCGTCAATGACATTGTCAAGGTGTTTTCGCATGACTACGGAAAGAACGTGGCGGTCGTGTGTTCCGCACGGTCCTCGTATACCAAGTCGGAGGGTACAACCTCGCGACTACTGATGGCGTGCGACGCGGCAGCCAGCTACGATGAGACGTTCCAGGACATTGTCCGGGTCATCCGCGAAGACCACGTGGAGAATGCATCCCACCATATCAAGGACGCTGAGATCCGCGTGCGGCTGGTTGAGCAAACCAACGACGAGCTGGACCAGGTGGAGCGCTACCTGCAGGCTTCGCAGATCTTGGGCGAGGTGTCCAACCGTACTATGGACTTGGTCATGTCTGTGGGTGAAAAACTGTCCTGTTTGTTCCTCACGGCGCTATGCGAGGACTGTGGAGTGACGGCAGAATACGTGGACTTCTCCTCTATCGTTCCGACCGATTTTCGGTGTGCGGAGGGATCACTGGATAACAGCTTCTATGCGCTTCTCGTGGTTGCCTTCAAGGAGCGGCTAGCGCAGATCGTTCAAGCAAACAAGGAGGGTAAAAGAATAGTTCCCGTGATTACTGGGTTCTTCGGGCTACTTCCAATGGGTCTGCTCAACGGTGTCGGGCGTGGGTATACGGATTTGTGTGCCGCTTTGGTTGCCGTGGCTCTCAACGCAGACGAGCTGCAGGTGTGGAAGGAGGTGGATGGGATTTTCACCGCAGATCCCCGCAAGGTACCACAGGCCCGGCTTTTAGAAACAGTTACGCCAGAGGAGGCTGCCGAACTTACGTACTATGGTTCTGAAGTCATCCATCCCTTCACTATGGAGCAAGTTATCCGCGCTAAGATTCCAATTCGTATAAAGAATGTCCAGAACCCAACCGGTGACGGCACGGTCATCTACGCTGATAACATAGCCAAAAAAGGCGAGTCTACTCCTCCACATCCGCCAATCTCTGTATCTTCTTCTTTCTTCGAACAGAGAAAGAGAGGCGCGACCGCCATCACCACCAAAAATGACATCGTCGTTCTGAACATACATTCGAACAAGAAGACACTGTCGCACGGCTTTTTAGCTCAGATCTTTACTATCCTAGACAACTACAAATTGATTGTCGATCTGATTTCAACCAGCGAGGTCCATGTCTCCATGGCGTTGCCTGTTCCAGACTCGGATTCGCAACGGAGTTTGCGCAACGCTGTTGAAGAATTGAAAAAGCTCGGTACTGTTGACTTGATAAAAAAGATGGCCATTGTGTCTCTAGTTGGTAAGCAAATGAAGCACTTTATCGGTATTGCGGGCGCTATGTTCACCACTCTATCGGAACAAAATATCAACATAGAAATGATCTCCCAGGGTGCAAATGAGATCAATATTTCCTGCGTTATTGACGAGAAGAACAGCGTGCGTGCTCTCCAGTCCATCCATGCAAAGCTGCTTGAGCCTCTAGCACCGACTTCGTCGGGCGCTGTACTCAATGGTCGTTTGGAACAGCTGAAATCGCTCGACCTCTCGTGA
- the JHD1 gene encoding [Histone H3]-lysine-36 demethylase (Syntenic homolog of Saccharomyces cerevisiae YER051W (JHD1)), producing the protein MLQQVTSTTVTGADIQLRAKLLLFSMTDDQCVYCKGKMEHRMWVQCEACPQWVHVQCIPEECLSGGEYPSRSSDIAAFECSAHGTARARLALKGKRRRVEAKEEPERAGTRRYRLRKRGPLDYIALNEGQDVRLRHEHPHRAAFQGCFTKWSGLGRTVTSAELQQSFAELREPVLVADPEHSGMQTPAMDEQVLADVLGADYSLDVMDVQSQQNERWTMGQWKEYMHTARGVRDRIRNVISLEVSHVPEFGQRIRRPRAVEDNDLVDLVWPVQPAPEIGAKPKVQKYVLMSAANAYTDFHLDFAGTSVYYSLLRGAKQFLLFPPTPANLGAYKAWCADDNQGLIFLGDRLQDGVSFSLRPGDLFMIPSGFIHAVYTPEDSFVVGGNYLCLRDLSTHIRIVRIEQETQVPKKFTFPKFERVMGLTAEWLLEGLPERLQLITHEHAVALLDYLRDTRLKYKPAHYHTKSTMLASLEKALEGCEPASGP; encoded by the coding sequence ATGCTTCAACAAGTGACATCGACAACAGTCACCGGGGCAGATATACAGCTACGGGCAAAGTTGCTACTATTCAGCATGACAGACGATCAATGCGTATACTGCAAGGGCAAGATGGAGCATAGGATGTGGGTGCAATGCGAGGCCTGTCCGCAGTGGGTGCATGTGCAGTGCATTCCGGAAGAGTGCTTGAGCGGGGGAGAGTATCCAAGCCGGTCATCAGACATTGCAGCGTTTGAGTGCAGTGCGCACGGAACAGCACGGGCGCGTCTAGCGCTCAAGGGCAAGCGGCGGCGGGTCGAGGCGAAGGAGGAGCCGGAGCGGGCGGGAACGCGGCGCTACCGGCTGCGAAAGCGTGGCCCCTTGGACTACATAGCACTAAACGAGGGCCAGGACGTGCGGTTGCGGCACGAGCACCCGCACCGGGCGGCCTTTCAGGGCTGCTTTACCAAGTGGAGCGGGCTGGGCCGGACTGTGACGAGtgcggagctgcagcagagcTTCGCGGAGCTGCGCGAGCCCGTGCTCGTGGCGGATCCCGAGCACTCAGGGATGCAGACGCCTGCGATGGACGAGCAGGTGCTCGCGGATGTGCTGGGCGCGGACTACTCTCTCGACGTCATGGACGTGCAGAGCCAGCAGAACGAGCGCTGGACCATGGGCCAGTGGAAGGAGTACATGCAcacggcgcgcggcgtgcgcgACCGGATCCGCAACGTGATCTCACTGGAGGTCAGCCATGTGCCAGAGTTCGGGCAGCGCATcaggcggccgcgcgcggtCGAGGACAACGACCTAGTGGACCTCGTGTGGCCTGTGCAGCCGGCGCCGGAGATCGGGGCGAAGCCCAAGGTCCAGAAGTACGTTCTGATGTCCGCCGCGAACGCGTACACGGACTTCCACCTGGACTTCGCCGGCACCAGCGTCTACTACAGCCTTCTGCGCGGCGCGAAGCAGTTTCTTCTCTTCCCGCCGACACCGGCTAACCTGGGCGCGTACAAGGCCTGGTGCGCGGACGACAACCAGGGCCTGATATTCCTGGGCGATCGCCTGCAGGACGGCGTCTCGTTCAGCCTGCGCCCCGGGGACCTCTTCATGATTCCCTCTGGCTTCATCCACGCCGTCTACACCCCCGAAGACTCGTTCGTCGTGGGCGGCAACTACCTTTGCCTGCGGGACCTTTCCACGCACATCCGCATCGTGCGCATCGAACAGGAGACACAGGTGCCCAAGAAGTTCACCTTTCCGAAGTTTGAGCGGGTTATGGGGCTTACTGCCGAGTGGCTTCTGGAGGGTCTACCCGAGCGCCTGCAGCTTATCACGCATGAGCACGCCGTTGCGCTGCTAGACTACCTGCGGGACACGAGGCTGAAATACAAGCCTGCGCATTACCACACGAAGAGCACCATGCTGGCAAGTTTGGAGAAGGCCCTAGAGGGCTGCGAGCCCGCTTCAGGGCCTTAG
- the HIS1 gene encoding ATP phosphoribosyltransferase (Syntenic homolog of Saccharomyces cerevisiae YER055C (HIS1)), with product MDLVRQLNDRLLFAVPKKGRLYEKSVALLNGADILFHRSHRLDIALSTSTPVALIFLPAADIPTFVGEGRCDLGITGVDQVRESGVNVELLQDLDFGRCQLQVQVPAGGPYSQPEQLIGKTIVTSFTRLAREYFARLEGVDEAAMTTRVKYVGGSVEAACALGVADAIVDLVESGETMRAAGLTPIGTVLSTSAHLICSPNPKSSLALLDTVRARIEGVLAAQHYVYCTYNAHADALPALLRITPGRRAPTISKLDDDNWYAVSSMIIRREKGRILDDLKASGAEDIMVFEISNCRV from the coding sequence ATGGATCTTGTACGCCAGCTCAACGACCGTCTGCTGTTTGCCGTGCCCAAGAAGGGGCGGCTTTATGAAAAGTCTGTGGCGCTGCTGAATGGGGCGGACATTCTCTTTCATCGCTCACACCGACTCGACATCGCGCTCTCCACGAGCACACCGGTGGCGCTGATCTTCCTGCCGGCGGCCGACATCCCAACGTTCGTGGGCGAGGGCCGGTGCGACCTGGGTATCACCGGGGTGGACCAGGTGCGCGAGTCTGGCGTGAAcgtggagctgctgcaggatcTGGACTTCGGGCGCTGCCAGCTGCAGGTGCAGGTGCCGGCCGGTGGGCCGTACAGCCAGCCCGAGCAGCTGATTGGCAAGACAATTGTCACAAGCTTCACGCGGCTTGCGCGCGAGTACTTCGCGCGCTTGGAGGGCGTGGACGAGGCCGCGATGACGACCCGCGTCAAGTACGTGGGCGGCTCTGTCGAGGCAGCCTGTGCACTCGGCGTCGCCGACGCCATCGTCGACCTGGTCGAGAGTGGCGAGACCATGCGCGCGGCCGGGCTCACGCCCATCGGCACCGTGCTCTCGACTAGCGCGCACCTCATCTGCTCGCCCAACCCGAAGAGCAGTCTCGCGCTGCTCGACACCGTGCGCGCGCGCATTGAGGGCGTGCTTGCCGCCCAGCACTACGTCTACTGCACCTACAACGCTCACGCCGacgcgctgcccgcgctgctgcgcatCACTCCCGGTCGCCGCGCCCCCACCATCTCCAAGCTGGACGACGACAACTGGTACGCAGTGTCGAGCATGATCATACGTCGTGAGAAAGGCCGCATATTGGACGACCTCAAGGCCAGCGGTGCCGAGGACATCATGGTCTTCGAGATATCGAATTGCAGAGTATAG